Within Colius striatus isolate bColStr4 chromosome 5, bColStr4.1.hap1, whole genome shotgun sequence, the genomic segment TTAAGTAAGATAAATAATCTTCTTGATGTGGTTGGAAAGCATGAAGATGATGTGCTTAAGTATCTGAATTCTGTTGAACAGCAGCCACATCTTGGACACCTTTTAGATTCTGTTGAGGACATGGACCTCAGTcacacagctccagcagggaCAGAGTGCAATGAAACTGAAACTGGAAAACATGAAGATGTTGGCAGCTCCAGTGAAAACATTTGTAGAAATAATGGTGCAGTTGGTTCCTTGCTGTCTGAGTGCAAGGCAAAACTCTGCACAGATCCTGAAAGGTCAACCCTTGCTTGGGTTAAGGAGCAGACTGTTTGGCTAGTAGAGCAGCTGGGCTTATCACTGGATATACTCCATCATGTCAAGCAACTAGAACATTAGTTTTTCTGTCTCAAGGTATTTCAAGTTATCTTAAATGGAATCTCAGTTTGTGGACCATGTACTGGCTGATGCATTGTTTTGGGGAAATCTGATTTTTGATACTTCCCAGTAGAAGTAATTTCTTTAAGTCTTCACCGTGCTTTAGCTCCTGACAGAACAAAAAAGAGCCCTTGCTTTcaatcttttctcctttctgtgaaAGTTATATTTATGACTTTTAAAGCTCTACAAAGATTTACTCAACATGTTTCTGTTCCATGTAAGAAACCATCATTTCACTCTCACTTTCTCTTTTGGCAGTAGTCTTGAAGTGGAGCAGATCTCTTAAATAACCCCTCTAATACTTAAGAATAAATGCCTATTGCTATGGAGAAGCTATTCTTGCAGAATAAGCTGCTGTTGATGATATGCTAACTCTGTGCAAAATATAACAGGATTTGCTGCTGAGTTTGAGTGCTGAGACTCCAGTCACTATATAAAATAGAGGGGTTTTCACCTTGTCAAATTCTTCCTCTTATCTTTTGTAACCACTATGCGATGCACTTTTGCAGTTAAACTACTTTTTCCTCCTCATACAGTTCTATTTCTCTAATGCTGAAAGCACACCATTCCCTTCAAATGCAGAATTACTGACAATTCCATTGCTTCACTGTTAGACCATCTTCTCTTGCCCTGTTAAACCTCACTGAATACATTTCCAGTCTAGTTAACTTCCTTGTGGtgtttttgtatttattttgccaGTCCTTCTAGTCTGAACTCTTTCCCTCATTCCCgtagtgttttttttccagacttgaAGGAATCAGGCTTGTTCACCTTCTTTCAGAAACATGTTGTCATCCACACATGCATATTTCTGACAACTTTGTATTTCTGTGCCAGTGTTCTATATTTGActccttttcctgttgtttGCCTTTACTGCAAATTGCTCTGGTCGGGAAGTGTGTTCTTTGTGAATACCTGTCTCTGTTTTACACCGATTAAACTGATTTGCAGTAAGTTAGGACTTGTTTTGAGTTGCTTGTAACTTTCCTTCGTGCCTAAGACAAAGCAGATCTAGACAAACTGATATTTTAAACATACACTTACAAAACTTCAATTTAGgcttggtttgtttgttttttttttttactttgaagcCAGAGAAAAGGTAAAGTAAAAATTACTTGATTTTCCAGACAGGGAGTTTATAACTTTCTTACTAAAGACTCCATTATCCTGCCACAGAGTTGGTTGGCTGTTGGTTTAGCTGCCATTCAGTACCACTTCTGTATTAGAGGGAAACAGAAATGCAATTGGGAGTCTGATTGAACCTGTTTCTGAAATACTGCACAAATAGGGCTGTCTGCATTAATTGTGTGTATATAAAATGGTTCAGACAattactttttctcattttatttagcATAACAGTGACGTGGATTACTTTTCTACAAGTGCACATGTATCACATATATATTAGAAACTTCTTCCATACTGTGGTAGAATATGgtgtagacaaaaataaaggcTACTCGAACAGTGTTAGACTGTCCAAATTTGGAAGTTTAGGATTGCAAATTCAAGAGTATTACTTCTATGTATTGAAAAATGTGCAAAGAAGAAACTACATTCACAAATTACTAAATAGATAGTGGACTCTCCAAGTTCTCTCCAACTACTGCAAAAGCACTCTGCAacagggaaaacattttttttgtttgattatcAAATAATTGATTGTTTTACTTAATCGTAACAGCTTTGTACTAGCTGTGGAATTACTTTCCTTCACTCTGCACAAAGTTACTGTGCTTACTTTGGCATTACTTTCTCCGTGCTGTTACTTTGAGCTTCCAGTTTGGCTGTGAAGAGATTTTCTTTTAGGCTGTCTGTAATACTTGGCTCACCCGTCACTACCAAATCTTGCTGACTAGCCACAGAATGACGCTCAGGACAGTTAGAATCCGTCATTTGCTCACGTGGTGGCTCGGGTTTTTGTTTCATGTCTACTTCTACATCTTGTGTTTCACTCTCAGCTTTCACCTTGGCAGCATTCCTGAAGATAGCTCTCATGACAACTGGGACTGACATGCAactgaaggaggaaaggaaacatTAGTCACTACTACAGactttctccattttttcagtgtacttttggttttaaatggTGGCTGACACCCGAATGATATGAGCGGTGAAAACCAGAACTGCCTCCTTCCATCTTTTTGCCTTGTACAACCCTATCAGGCATTACGCTGTAATTACAGTATAACTATATGTGCTGTACCAGAAACATACATTGACATTATGAAATCAAGTGCTGTATCTTTGAGCTTGGCAGTGCAAAGAAGCTTTGATGCAAAGAGAGGAAAGttttggtcaaaaaaaaaaagtcataaagaTGCTTTTAATGAAAACCTGAACTAACAGTATTGAAATGTGTTCATTTGTGATGAGTTTTGTAATAGTAACTTTCATGTTTTGTACAGCAGGTAGAGAGCATACCTTCTCTAAAATACTTTCTACactagaggatttttttttccactctaaCAATAGTTACCTGGTTCCAGGAATAGTGTCTAGTATCCTGTGACTTTGGGCAGAGCAGCCTAATTAAATAGGTTCTAAAATCCAGCCTCCATTGAGCTTGCTGTTATCAAATAGATCATAGTTGTATCCTAGTTTATGCCAAATGAGTTAGTGCTCTCAGTTCTTGTTCTAGTCTATGTTCATGTATCACAGCAATCTACCTTTAATGGGATTGGTTTCAGACAAGAAGCCTGGGGTTGTTTAGACATGCCATACAGACCTCACTTTCTGAAAAGAAGCATTGGTTTGTATTAGCTAGATGTGGAAAGAGTCATTGCCATGATACTCTAAGCTGTACACATCATGAGATGGTCATCAGCCGAGGTCTTTAGAAAGCctatttacaaaataaatatctttagAAGAGCTAAAATTGTCTTCATTCTAAAGTGTTTCTCTGCCCCAAGTTTTCCACTAGGAAGAAACACTTTCCATCATTGTTAATGTTAAGTTTTGAAAGAGATGGTTGAGACGCCAAAGTAACTTAATCTCACTATTACAACTTTTTACTAGAGTGAAGTTTTCTGGTTGCTGTGTTCATGGTATCATGAACACGCATAGTATTTCTGTTAAAGGGACATCTGAGGTTCATTCCAACTGTTACAAAGTAAAACTACTTGCCGCTTCATAGCTCGTGTTATGAAGTCATCACTAGAATTTAGACTTGGATCTTGAGGATTTAAATGAAGGTGACATTGGACTTCTCTGGAGGTTGTAACATCAATTATCACTAAGGAAGAGCAGAATACaagtatttcaaaataaacatttttgtaaAAATTGAAAACCATCTTTTTGTTCTGACACTTCAAGAGAGATAAGACATAAAGTCAAGGGGGAGGGGTGTGCAGTCTTATATTAAAGTCTTCTATAAGACTTTAATTTCCCTAACACACTTAAATAAGAAATAGTAGCAGTTACGATTTCTTAATGAATTGCAAGCCAAGACAGAATAGGACTTGAATATTTGCATTTACTTTCTGTTTCATGCTGGATATAGAACACTTTCTAGTTAGCTACTTATACACAAGTGCTACTTTGTGTTTTTCATGGGTTGCAAACCATTGAGCGTAGCCCTTAGAATGTATTTATAACTGAGAAGCATAATGCAAGTCTAGATAGAACCGAGCCCCTTGTCAGCCCAATAAAGAGGACAGTATCAATTATTCCACACATACCAGAGGCCAAATTTTCTTTCACAGGATgagggaagaagacagaaaagctgGTGTTCTTGTGTGGTACCACTTCAAAGTAAAGCAGTTCTGAATCATctagaaataaaattactgtTTAGTGATATCCACCCATTGAACCTGGACTCTTTTTGGCTGAATCACATGCCagagttttaaaatactgattcAGTAAAATCTAACTGTTTGCTACTCTGACAACTAAAAGACTGACAACAGAGTGGAATACTAAActtaaggaattttttttttaatcatttaaaaTACTCCACAAGTAATGACAGCTTTGGCAAAGGAGCAATAAATCTGTTAACACCCAGCTTAGAAGCTATTTTCTCTCTAATGCTCTGCCATTCCTTCCAACCAGACAATTTACCTTCATTTATATGCTTCTCAGAGACACAGCTGCTAATAAGAGTGTTAAATGCCACTTGATGTCGAAGAATCTCTATTACACCAGGCACACACTTTGGATGGCTAAAAGGGATCTTATTGACCAAAGCTCCTGTTACATCTGATTTTTCTGAGCCCTTGTTTATGAAGTAACAGTGCTTAGGGCAATCTGGAAGAGACTGAACAACAAATATGGTGATATTGCAAGcactgaaaacaagaaaggaaagattGATGTTATCTGGCAActgcacaaaaataattttggaagACAAGCTTATAGCATGACCATCATGTGTCTCAGCATTTCAGTAGATATCTGCTCCTTAGAGGAAGCTAAATGAGATCCCTCCCAAATGCATTCAAATTAGGCAAATATACTCAGAGCTATGTTGTCAGGGTTCAAGTGCTACCAATTCTTCCATCTGCCCTTAAGAGTCCTGTAGGCTATAGAAACATTAACCATCAAGATCTTCTCTCAGAAGAATATCTTAGTAGTGCTGCCTGACAGTTGTACAGCTAGGACAACACTTTTGCCTGAAATCTCTTTGGAGCATCATATGTTCTCCCCCCATCACTACTGCTTGCTTGAGAGAAGCATGTTTGGCTAAAATATCTCCTGATGATTCAtttgaagaggaggagaagaggaagtaGTAAGAAATATTTGCCACCTATCTATGTTGACAATGGTTCTATACCAAAATTAGAAGTGCAGTATTGTGATACCTACTTTAGGATGCCAACTAGTAACTGTCAACAAACAGCCGTTGATTAGCAGGGTCTACATTAAGaaaaactgaggagaaaaataaaagagctttTCCTCTTGTGTTCTTGGAGCAGAAGAGCTTCCTCTATATTCCTTTCAAGGTTATTATTAAATTTAGTAATTtatttctggaaataaaatctttaaacTCAGAAGCAGAACAATCTGTCAAATACTAATATTTTAGGAAGCCACTGAAGAGTGACAGAGGCTTTCATGTATATctaatggaaatgaaaattcaTCCCATCTTATGGGTTTTATAGAGAAGAGCTTCGCTAAGCCTTATTTTAGCATAGTGTAGACATATTACTGCCTTCTGTATCATCACCTTAAAGTCCCAGAACTGTGTAGGCAATGGTCTCTGCTAACCTTGctagaagagaaagaagttcCCTCTGCTTTTGTTGCCATCACTTGCAAAATTAATGTTtcttagcaaaagaaaaaagatttttgaTGCTTGGCTGGTAGTTGCTCTCTACATGAGTCTGGTAGAAAGCATTTTCTAGTCTAAaacttttcctttacatttaaGGCAGCCTAAgttcaatattttttcataaaacagTTACTAAAAGGTAAGCCATCTACAGTTAACAACCATAGCTCTGGATAGTAATTGGCATCACTGCTGTAACACTTCTTCCTGCCAGCCCCTTTAAAAGGAATCAATATTCTCGGTGTTACCTAACCAAGAAACTGTTGTTAGAACAGCATGACATGCAGCATGATAAAGACTTCCAAAAATCTAGCTAAGTGCCATCTTgagatgatttctttttaagacaTTAATGATAatgttctgaaaaatatttagaagatTAAATATTGGGGTTAAACACAGACAAATTATGACTTCAGCTGCCAAACACACTGTGTTTCATTAATGAGGATGAGAAACTCTTACTGGAAAGCGTCTAATATTGTTTAGTAAATAAACTTTAACTGTTTCCTAAAgagcatttaaatatttttgggATTCTGGGCCATATGCATTGCCTGCTTATGGGAAATAGGATTCAGTATATATCTTGCACAAGGGCAGAATGCAAATGCGTACTATACTCACCACAAAGAAACAGGGCATGGGTGTAGACGAGTCTTCACCGCATTTCTCTTTAAGGGCACAGTGAATAATCAGCTCATACAGAGGTGCCAGTTTCAAGGCAGTAACCTGAATTCCTGAAaccagatgattttttttttttttactagcaTTTAGATTATGACTGTAAATGAAAGTtaatattaaaagcaaaaccaattctttgaaaagacaaaaatattaatcTCCTTTCTTACTGCCTTTTTTGCTAATGGGAATTTGAGGTGGAGTGTTTAACAGCTTTGCCTGTAATTGTCATACCTTTCTTAGAACTTTTGTGGTTTGCACTGGTTGCTAAAATGTTACATTTGGGCTGACAGAACAGAACACGTTCTGCCCCTGAAACCAGTTTTTCCTCTCACAACATTAacacagggaaataaaaagcaaataaacaatgGATAATCACAGAAGTACTTTGTCTTACAAATAATTATTACATGCCTGTGAGCCTCTGTATCTCTTCAATACTGGATGAGGACATAGGAATAGGCTGGTAAAACTTCAGCACAAAAAAAGCTAGCAAATCCACACTGAGTCCATCAGTCAGTGGCAAAAAAGCAGGGTTACTgtgggggaaaacaaaaaaaaagagaatgaaatctTGTAAAGAAACTGTTGGTGCAAGGGCACTCTCAGGTCCCAAGGAGTTTGCTGCATTCCATACTTTTTCTATCTTGAGAAAGAAATTTTGCCTTATGAATGCAACTACAGcctttaacattttaaaacaaggtTAACGTGAAGACTGGCTGAAAGGAAAAGTGAGCCACCAGTGCACAAGGATGCTTGCTATAAGTCATTCTGTAGTGATTTATTTTGGAGAATGACTTAAAACTTTTCCTCCAGTCCAGTGCTGAAGTGGAGAGATTAGGTGTCTGTATCCATGGTGAGATGACAAACTATTTTGTATAGTAAAGGTGTAATATCCCTCAATATGTCATttatttattctgaaactatGTGGGAGTTGCCTTTTGAATACTAGGAAGTGAAGTAGTGTTGTTCCAGTGGCTCCTTCTGTCTTCAAGTCTATGAATGAATCCATAGTTCAGTACAACTGACACAGTCAAATATGAACAGAGTCACTTTAAAGTCCATTTGGGAAAACTGTAAAAGCTGTAGGTTATAGAGAGTGTAGCTATGGAGCATAATGCCACCAATAAAACTGAGCTTCCTTTTTATAGCAGAGCTAAAAAAGTAAGTTAGGCTGAGGTTAGTGCCAATGATTTGTAAATCTATTTTTGTGTTGAAAAGGGTCCAGAACCTTACCTGTCCTCTCCAGCTTGAGAATCTACAAgcagtggagaaagaggaagtTTGTGGAGCGTGTCTGTGCCTTCAACAGTTACAATTGCTTTTGTTCCACATACCTGGGCAcctgagggagagagaggattgCATTATTTTCCTCATATCAGTGTAGGTTAATCCTGTGCATACAAAACACACAATGGTAAGATCTTCTAAAGGTCAGGTCCAACTGACAGCCACAATGCCTTGGACAGCAAGAAGCCTGCCCAGACCAGACCCAGAACACCAGAGCTGCCCAATAGTGAGAGCAGCAATAGTTGCCTTTGGGACATGCCACAGAACAGATCAAGCAACCACCCATTATTTTCATGCTGGCTAGGCAATTATTTTGTCTGATATTGCTCTCTCTTCAATTTGAGTCAACAGCCAAGAGATGAGAAAGTAGTTCTCCGACTTACATTATAATTGTGCTGAAGTGCATCACAAATAATTCTGCTGAACTAGagttttaaacctttttttctgagttttattAATGCACTTGGCTTAAGGAAATAGTGCTAAAAGAGTTCACTTcagttatttctgcttttctagcTTTACCAGGATTTAATTCTTCTTCCAAAACTTGGTAGGGAGAAATGTAAAATTCAATGTTCATAGGCATTCCTGAGGAATAAAAAAATTGGTTACTTCACATTTCAGTAGAGGCAATATGTTAGGCATCTTGGcacaaaagggaaaaacccaAGAGCAGTGTAGATGAGCAGAAGGGGATTCCTCCTAAGCGTGTATCTCTACTTACAGTAGGTGTTCAAACTACAGCATTTTCTTAGTCAGCATTTAACAGCTAAACCCTCAGTGCATAAAAAGTCATCAGACATTGTTGAAAAGATTACATTAAGTTTCTCTCTTGCACAGTAACCCATTgttcagctttaaaaatactATCTGAACTGCTGGCTTTCATTCAGTGGCTAGTCTGAAATAGCAGGGAGAGTTGTAATACTTGTATAAGGGACACTCACATCTAGCTGTGCAACAGGATAGCAGCAGCATGCATTAGAATTACTTTTATGAACTGTAACACAGTGGTTAAAGCTCACTTCTGACAATGCAGATGAGCCAAAAGTCTTATCAACTGATTAGATGTGCCTTTTAGGCAACAGGAACATTATTTCAGCTGCTACTGCTGAGATCTCAGGGTTACTCCCAAACTGTGGTTTCCCATATAACCTCAAAATATCACCAGCTTTGCTTTGaggctgctgcaaagccaaTGTTGCAATAGCTGATAAACCACCTGGCCtctttgtattttctccttcttcatGTCTGTACACTGAGAATACAGACACAGTATGTCCCTActgcatgttttatttataataGAGGATCTTTACTGTAAAGAAAGATCAGCCCAGTAGGGTTTTTTATTACAAGTCTTTCAAtctgtgaagaaagaaaaggaacaaataaataattaaataaataaatcaccTCCGATTCTTGGCACCAGGTGTCCTACTTTTCCATGAAGTACTTCAGTAATTCTGTTTACATCCTGTGTTCTAGTTCAAAACACATCTTGATTAGCGTTTCCTGAGTTGCATGGCTAGCTAGGCTAATGTAAAGGGTAATTTGCACCCTTAATCAAAGGGAGACGATGCTTTCTTGGCAGTAGATTGTGTCTCCATTTGTTATGACAGCTTTCAAAATATCCATCATTCCAGTCACACATCACTCTTAGGACTTGGGCTTCCAGTTTCACCCTTTATCTGAGGTGTTTCATGTTCCAATTTGAAGTATTATTTACCAGAAATGAAAGGGGACAAAAATATTGGAGTGGCAGGTTGAGCAGAGTGAGGCAATAACTTGGATAAACtaacacaaacagaaataatcTCTAACCTCAACCATGACCATAGAGCTGAATATGTACAGACATACAATTACATAGCTGTTTATTAAAACTCTGCAGTGCATTAGCTTACGTCATAGAGGGGATGGATGATCTGTTTAACTCATAAATTATGTTTACTGATATATCAGCAATCAGCAGGCATGTATTTGTTCCTAGAGTTATCATGCTTCATAAGGGAACAttgtataaaaataaaccaagagCTGTTCTTGCCCAGAGTACTTAATTGGCAAGTTATCAGAAAAGGTGCTTCAAAAATCCAGAAAGAAAGCACTGCCCTTAACTCTGATGTtctgaaaagaatgaaaatcatTGTACAATTACCAGAGGGTTTAGGAAAATCTGTTCCCCATCTATCTGTAATCCTACTCTCTGAAAGGAGAAATTAAGGATAAAGAATAAGAGGAAAACTATCATCCACTACTCACAGTCTAACACCTGAGCACAAAATGAGATTACCCAACAACAGGACCCTGCAAAGGTATATTTTACTTCTGCCACGGGAAGATTTAAGCATGAGTGCTGCTGTTCAGATGCCCTGTTTGCTCTGACAAATGCACATAGACCCAAGCTTTGCAACCAGGCAGTTTCACAGCAGATAAAGCACTAGAATTCAGTAGATCATCTTGTTGAGTGTGGTTGGGGTTCTGCAGAAAGGCTCCAAGCTTTCCAGTGGGAGAAAACTCATGAGCTTTCCACATCCTGCTCTATAATTAGATCAGCTAGCTTGTTTTTTAGTGAAATGGAGGCATGGGggtggaaggaaaagaagaaaggtaaACTTCAAATTACCTGTCTAGAAGAGACATTGAATAGAGATCTTTTTCAAGGGCCTGCAAAGCCAAGTATCCCTTAGCTTTCATTTcactgggaaagaaagaaaacaaattattagTTCTGTAAGTAAACAAGAGCTAGGTTAGgggttttaaaagtttttaaagtaaaaactaACTGCAACCTGTTTCCTGGAGTCTTATAAAGATTTGACAGGTCTTCTAGAATCTTTCCAAAGGCATCATAATTCTTCATCctgacaaaatgaaacaattgcTGTTACACTACTGAGATGGATAACAAGTCTTTTCTATCTAATTTGATAGAAAAAGTACCATTTCAGAGTGACATAGGCCCCTTCCTTATCAGATCTGGCAAGTAGCAGTAttgcttttaaattttcttaGAAGATACCAGGAAATGTGAATCCTTGGCTCTGTTGCAAAAAGCAATGTAATTATAGCTGACACTGGCTAAATATGCACTATTGAAAGCAAGATGTGCACAGTACACAAATCTGACAGCTCATCAGCTGCAAAGCACTTTTCCTGATGTCCCAACAATACAGCTAGTCACGTAGTAACCCTTCCCTAATACACTTGTACATTGTTCTTTTCATAAAATTACTAAAGATTGCATTAATGTTGCATTTCACAGCACCCTTTGAAAGAGACAGGTCTTAAATACTATTGATAGATATagccattaaaaagaaaagagagaacatGGGACAAGTGGCTTGCATAAGTTTGCAAAAGGATAGTTCAGACTGCTCAAAGCATTATTCCTGCAGACTCTGACTAGCTGTGCTGATAGCCTGGAACTCTGCTCAGACTAACCCACCAGGTAGTTACTCACATGCTTAAGTGGTTTTTACAAACCTTACTAAGCTCTAGTGCTGCAGTCAGAGCCCTGCACTCACTTTCCCTTTCTGTAGCCATGTGGCTGCAGCGTGAGTCAGCAGAGACGCCAAAGAAGCCTGCCTGGACTTTCACATTGGGACAAACCCTTTCTAAACAGAAGCCTGAACAAGTCACTTAGCTCTTCCAGAGCTCTTTTCAACTGGATGAGTGGGAAGCAAGCATGCAGGTACAGGCACAAACACAGCACCAGACTATGCATTAGCTGGCTGGTTCatcatggtttttttttaagacttacAGGAAACATTACATGTAACAACCTGCCTTACAATCAAATAAAATACTACCCCAAGAGACATGGAAGGGATACTTTCACTTTGTGCCAAATCCTAACACACACAGGACGGCAGACAAATAGTACCCACAAGTGCCAGTGGTAACTATATACCATTTCTCAGAGCCAAACTGCTGGAAGTTAACATCACTGGGAGTCAAAAACCTAGGAAAATGCAAGTTAAAAGCATTAAGACATGGCTGTTTACACTCATGAAGCTAATATACCTTCACTTCTGAGGAAAGAGAGGGCTGGAAAAACTGATGGTGCATTACAGATCCCatagaagagaaattaaatactCAAGGTCGATGattattctttctctctttacCTCCCCTTCCATTGTTCTGCCAGGGTATTTAAATAAGAATCCAATTTCTTAAATATactcattattattattaaaaccTGGAACTTTGATCATACTGGGTGAAGAACTTCTAAATGGACTTTTAAAGCGTGGCCTGACCAGAAACAGTGACTACTCAGACAGAACAAAATatggcaattaaaaaaacccacttataTGTGTAGTGCCTTACTGCTGCTTGAGAAAATTAAAGTAACAACTCCTACacatttgcaaaagaaaacaggcCATGTGATACCGCCTTACTTTCCTTGCTGTGACAAACACCTGAAGGATATATACAGTTAAGATATTTGCATAAGGACAATTCAAAGACTATTTGTTATTTGATGGAAGAAGGGCAAAGGTAATATCTGGTCTAGATTTGTAATTCTGAATTGTAGTTCTGCATTATCATCAGTCCACTTCCAAGATTATGGGTTTAAGTAATTGTATAATTGTTGCAATCAATACAAATGCCACTATTCAAAGACTGCTCTCAGCTGGCAGATAGAACCAATGTATTGGGGATTACTCTTTCCACTCACTCCATTGAAGCTGaagcattttaaatattttcagtagaaTAAATTGGGAAATAAGTAATTCCTGGAATATCTTTTCACAATTatattttctgcagttttgGCCTTGAATTTACAAATTGGAGGCAGGTAGTAACAGTTGCAGCAAATACTAATCTCCAATATGGAGCACTGGAACCAACATAAATATAGGACCAAAATAAATGTCTCCAACATAAAATATATCCAAAAAGGTGTTAGTTCTTCTGTTGCTTTCTGGTTTCAGTTCTTACACTGAAACCATTCTAGCTTTGACTTCTCCAGGACATTCAGAGAAACACAAGACTTG encodes:
- the YAE1 gene encoding protein YAE1 homolog, which produces MVNSIRFPRGNKVNRSNEDVFDEDADEMFLLQKEWNIAMKKRLKEGYRDGVEAGKELALQEGFNQGYREGAELMVRCGQFRGTLNALLSWCHFNGHDSALSKINNLLDVVGKHEDDVLKYLNSVEQQPHLGHLLDSVEDMDLSHTAPAGTECNETETGKHEDVGSSSENICRNNGAVGSLLSECKAKLCTDPERSTLAWVKEQTVWLVEQLGLSLDILHHVKQLEH
- the LOC133625506 gene encoding LOW QUALITY PROTEIN: mediator of RNA polymerase II transcription subunit 1-like (The sequence of the model RefSeq protein was modified relative to this genomic sequence to represent the inferred CDS: substituted 1 base at 1 genomic stop codon); protein product: MPPPTHLRRRRELRCPLERECGGGAGEGSPGAAPAQRAAAGGGGGKAGPGGPRSARVRCRGGSGTGRDAAAAAAPVPARARGSDGGTEGSGRAAETGNGHGGRQGPGRAGGTRFRQRAVRGKRPAAASGAVADTSTNALIERLRLKYQQKPWTETLKLVHFCIDKPRPVNNAPDGPLPSCMEKIQKALNVKSLFSVMNRLESLSKQKGLNAHISPSGTACYITSNMFYIEVQLEKDGKVMDVQLAHLGESPVVCDDLVQYLRMKNYDAFGKILEDLSNLYKTPGNSEMKAKGYLALQALEKDLYSMSLLDRTQDVNRITEVLHGKVGHLVPRIGGMPMNIEFYISPYQVLEEELNPGAQVCGTKAIVTVEGTDTLHKLPLSPLLVDSQAGEDSNPAFLPLTDGLSVDLLAFFVLKFYQPIPMSSSSIEEIQRLTGIQVTALKLAPLYELIIHCALKEKCGEDSSTPMPCFFVSLPDCPKHCYFINKGSEKSDVTGALVNKIPFSHPKCVPGVIEILRHQVAFNTLISSCVSEKHINEDDSELLYFEVVPHKNTSFSVFFPHPVKENLASEKSNVTFIXILKIQV